In the Octadecabacter sp. SW4 genome, one interval contains:
- the pal gene encoding peptidoglycan-associated lipoprotein Pal, with protein MKIMIKVGLLIAGLTISACTSADRFDTTDTVDLTGGAGVTTGALDGSGDPRSPAYFNQTIGDRVLFTVDSSSLSSTGMATLDGQAQWLLTNSDYLAVIEGHADERGTREYNLALGARRSNAVREYLISKGVPSSRIRTVSYGKERPIAVCSENTCYDQNRRAVTIISIGQTS; from the coding sequence ATGAAAATCATGATCAAAGTCGGTTTGCTGATTGCAGGCCTTACCATTTCGGCCTGCACCAGCGCAGACCGTTTCGACACGACCGATACCGTTGATCTGACCGGCGGCGCAGGCGTCACAACCGGCGCGCTGGACGGATCAGGCGATCCGCGCAGCCCCGCCTATTTCAACCAGACGATCGGTGACCGCGTGCTGTTTACCGTTGACAGTTCCAGCCTCTCAAGCACGGGCATGGCGACACTCGACGGGCAGGCGCAGTGGCTGTTGACCAACTCCGACTATCTGGCCGTGATCGAAGGTCACGCCGATGAACGGGGGACCCGCGAATACAACCTTGCGCTTGGTGCGCGCCGTTCCAACGCTGTACGCGAATACCTGATCTCCAAGGGTGTGCCATCGTCGCGCATTCGCACGGTCAGCTATGGTAAAGAGCGCCCGATTGCGGTTTGTTCGGAAAACACCTGCTATGATCAGAACCGCCGCGCGGTGACGATCATTTCGATCGGGCAGACCAGCTAA